From Plasmodium relictum strain SGS1 genome assembly, chromosome: 8, the proteins below share one genomic window:
- the ABCI3 gene encoding ABC transporter I family member 1, putative produces the protein MKVRKLHGLIKKIFYEKRKNFILYFFFLLVPFLLIAFHIFLRKISDKYSIEINYSSKTDKVKLNDSIHHYILFLSNQLCSKQIGNDIYINHICITPENDITNSFMSFAEENDLNLFKIYKNEEDCLKNVKFAIELKKNDIKETKYNNYYNIKEQNSEEAYILNTLKKNLKYKESITLDDLYKNVYSKKEYNKLLNIRIDEDTLKEIKKNELYKSFIKEIMNFKDENHYQKFFNDEKKRLFFINFVKSNLIETNFSCGLLAIQNKNDLKKKSKLNFSYLFEKNKEREKKIFNSNSDNEVKYEEYYNNNHFNSKDIENKYLTKAESYNLNKKNLSFSKKRYIIENDLINNISYKISVGDYALLNFGQKFFFNDININLKQNFLNFNTVDDLSFNIFLNEWYYCSFFIVLEYYFNSFLFKYYSYNLEKYERIMNNDKTNKNYILKSPLKKLFLNEFFLFKMPMKNAKINAFDTLEKNIFRVIIFLCVCLFIANICFDINKERKMNIVNFLCCIKINKYYYYYSWILFYCIILFIYNIFFTFIIYFFVYLHSINYFILFTYVYLFLMNSLLFTVICMQFSDNASINYIATFLLFFLCSSFRLIIHSGVNKVLLFFVLLIPHSSFCLALDFFFILIKNNIKVSYMQLFFKIEFISLMDLLLYSVSSFILLIIILSFIIFFKQRRLNISNIKKKRNSIINKQDKLMYELSDPDEENMKKHLTNLTRKMDIKIEKNTIKPKENNLYRNNNEMHGNNSYLIIENVNKYYGNKHILKDVSLTLKSNRVFVLLGENGSGKSTLINIITKMITKDSGKITFINNNLKKRPKKFIDINNNRSNISNVSLHNKDNFINKILKKKKNDQFKISYCSQNVILYDNLTFYESIKIFLLYYNKNVDKYLKKKRTLKILNDLDLERYLNDKIRNLIDEIKKKISIFICFLVKQDIYILDEPFIALDIKTKMKLFNFFDKIKKNNIIFICTHDIYEANNFANDIAVIKNGEIIYNGSKNSFQKLIDYKFILNIQYNKDINKEIDYLSQDKVMLSLYQNSENKKNILTSISHAPRKASNYDNYKINNFSFNNNNYNNTRFNVLLNYANEKDKKNTVLKKEIINFIKCIREENKNCFIFFNENYIYCTYKINEIESLKKSLCFLNKYKNVLTYQIKTIDIYYTYLYIYTYNEKKKLLKNVQDKDIRCLIEIDPLFYIYYSNLKYFNEQNDLLFSKYKNGKIYFDNFDYLSEILVNNKNSKNSYEERTFLEDKKDETTNENSIGIEEKKNNGNVKEIDKNRYLQKTTERNSLFKNLINNFNIYIKPMLFLKIKKDLYNKSFYWYKFLVPLLILSFGFFIIKCVSKFGKIKNIKLDHNTISSINIKDTTLNYYIIYEREMSKDEDMNSYKDMNIINYNGYGNFNYRKLSLKEQIKKKNKLNYNTINDTIKLKNGHNFNRFTTYSFNYYNNTINALLEKYCLKEKINYIDDYINKDNLYDDINNYLKRKSENDNDISLGSIVFFIKEKKDEGDINNNIEIEMNINLFYNYTSIHSNAYYVNSIFNILFDFQKTINEDNYEKEKKFLYYKENEPYHFITYDEHIQSDNIYKKLTNDYYSKLEYLNDDLNIAYKNISTNDDNNECYNKNNFMIKKDKENYEKEVLKSFSKLEVVNEPFNIKYHENFLSDFYINVYIFLSLVIFFCVFFDGLKNEMGHRKIFENFHVHKYIHYFHLLLVEFLYYFIYLIFLFIVMYIFDHWQFIYISYFFFLLLYGFNIFLSICMFSSLYFNSYILFLFFNFIFCGIICIVIYVLLILSYAYSNNILIYISYIIVCMFRIFDSFLLSHLLNIRSLCLNIKSHFYYLNGTDKSEKNSFAFLNNTNKNNLELKLGEIQDICDDSNKYFNTEGDFIFLSINCIIYLLIILYKLLQLRRIKVHKEKQEKIKRNVSEEKYTFFLKHFYLSNKDYRKKKKKIHIFFNILNFMKKFLNLKKKNKNISYRKYNSSEIETNVSYDLEEERYIKHDNFVSYTEKKEENCFNNENYILENLNIKIKKYKIYTFSTIFNNDLNILYFFKYFLCKNNGEISNYINYNEENNNYKRNKKYSEKKFQKIKENDYKIILIPYMSIYEHIKLILTFKKLKLNYNELNYIINLLMLIVNLKCNIHLACNQLSGGMKKKVELMINLLKNNKLIFLYKLNDNIDFCSQIYINIILKNILLLNEYDRKINYVPFDIGNAPSYIDLDEKKKKNSISVNNCDVKKKKMEKQKTKNNSILKEKKKIINSSKKNDYLECSISSNLKSVNQNIIDSFIKQNILKIKFDFKNFAIYTHIYTDMLYYDYLYLFHKNAIIYQNYIQNIRNNFKNHYLFQIKLKRIPECKVREYMNVYFSLYKKSLKKYQKVLNNFYKNSKAKKKKHCCNDITQMDSIILFLEKYSKENSLTIQNLYYIFKTNKKNKYYRKINFLNISKFHKILFNLMIDKFSYLHCYLNKNKYISIFNLFKFIISGVTFKKIQNFIFKYKGVNRIYSEILKFNHYLFILKIKNNGNFFKILEINKKLKFNDEEMEVEQIDINNASANDIFLLMFKKLL, from the exons ATGAAAGTCCGCAAGTTACATggattaataaagaaaatattttatgaaaaaagaaaaaatttcattctttattttttctttttattagtaCCATTCCTTTTAATAGcatttcatatatttctaAGGAAAATAAGTGATAAAT actctatagaaataaattattcttCAAAAACTGATAAAgttaaattaaatgattcAATACACCattatattctatttttgAGTAATCAATTATGTTCAAA gcaAATAGgtaatgatatatatataaatcataTATGTATTACTCCCGAAAATGATATAACAAATTCCTTTATGTCATTTGCTGAGGAAAATgacttaaatttatttaaaatctataaaaatgaagaagattgcttaaaaaatgtaaaatttgcaatagaattaaaaaaaaacgatATAAAGGAgacaaaatataataattattacaaTATAAAAGAGCAAAATTCAGAAGaagcatatatattaaatactttaaaaaaaaatttaaaatataaggaGTCCATCACTTTAgatgatttatataaaaatgtttattctaaaaaagaatataataaattattaaatataagaatAGATGAAGACACTTTAAAagagattaaaaaaaatgaattatataaatcatttataaaagaaattatgaATTTTAAAGATGAAAACCATTaccaaaaattttttaatgatgaaaaaaaaagattattttttattaattttgtgAAAAGTAATTTAATAGAAACAAATTTCTCATGTGGGTTACTAGctattcaaaataaaaatgacttaaaaaaaaaaagtaagttaaatttttcttatctatttgaaaaaaataaggaaagagaaaaaaaaatttttaatagcaATTCTGATAATGAAGTAAAATATGAAGAATActataataataatcattTTAATTCAAAGGATATAGAAAACAAATATTTAACTAAGGCAGAAAGTTAtaatttaaacaaaaaaaatttaagttttAGTAAAAAGAGATATATTATtgaaaatgatttaataaataatatatcttATAAAATAAGTGTAGGTGATTATgctttattaaattttggtcaaaaatttttttttaatgatatcaatataaatttaaagcaaaattttttaaattttaataccGTTGATgatttatcatttaatattttccttAACGAATGGTATTACTGCAGCTTCTTTATAGTTTtggaatattattttaattcatttctattcaaatattattcttataatttagaaaaatatgaaagaattatgaataatgataaaactaacaaaaattatattttaaagagTCCgttgaaaaaattatttttgaatgaattttttttgtttaagaTGCCAATGAAAAATGCAAAGATTAATGCATTTGATACtcttgaaaaaaatatattccgagtaataatatttttatgcgtttgtttatttattgcAAACATTTGTTTTGATATAAACAAAGAAAGGAAAATGAATATAGTAAATTTCTTATGTTGtatcaaaataaataaatattattattattattcttgGATCTTATTTTATTGCATAATCTTATTTATCtataatatattctttacttttattatttatttttttgtatatttacattcaattaattattttattttatttacgtATGTATACCTCTTTTTGATGAATAGTTTACTATTTACTGTTATATGTATGCAATTTTCTGATAATGCCtcaataaattatattgcaacatttcttcttttttttctgtgTTCATCATTCCGTTTAATCATTCATTCAGGAGTAAATAAAGTTCTTTTATTCTTTGTTTTGTTAATACCACATTCGTCTTTTTGTTTAGCATTagattttttctttatattaattaaaaataacattaaagTAAGTTATAtgcaattattttttaagattGAATTTATAAGTTTGATGGATCTTTTGTTGTATTCTGTTAGCtcctttatattattaattataattttgtcatttataatattttttaaacaaagaagattaaatatatcaaatataaagaaaaaaaggaatagtattataaataaacaagATAAATTAATGTATGAATTAAGTGATCctgatgaagaaaatatgaaaaagcATTTAACAAACCTTACAAGAAAAATggatataaaaatagaaaagaatACTATAAAaccaaaagaaaataatttatatagaaataataatgaaatgcACGGTAACAATTCCTATTTGATAATTGAAAATGTGAATAAGTATTACGGTAACAAGCACATTTTAAAAGATGTTTCGTTAACTTTAAAAAGTAATAGGGTATTTGTTTTGCTAGGAGAAAATGGATCAGGAAAATCTAcattaattaatattataacgAAAATGATAACAAAAGATAGTGGaaaaataacatttataaataataatttaaaaaaaaggccaaaaaaattcattgatattaataataatagaagTAATATATCTAACGTTTCTTTgcataataaagataattttataaataaaattttaaaaaaaaaaaaaaatgatcaaTTTAAAATTAGCTATTGCAGTCAAAATGTCATATTATATGAtaatttaactttttatgaatcgatcaaaatttttttattatattataacaAAAACGTTGAtaagtatttaaaaaaaaaaagaacattAAAAATTCTAAATGATCTAGATCTTGAGAGATATTTGaatgataaaataagaaatctgatagatgaaataaaaaaaaaaatttctatatttatttgttttcttGTGAAACAAGATATTTACATATTAGATGAGCCATTTATTGCTTTAGATATAAAGACAAAAATGAaattgtttaatttttttgataaaataaaaaaaaataatattatttttatctgtACACATGACATTTATGAAGCTAATAATTTTGCTAATGATATAgcagtaataaaaaatggtgaaattatttataatggatcaaaaaattcttttcaaaaattaatagattacaaatttattttaaatattcaatataataaagatattaatAAGGAAATTGATTATTTAAGTCAAGACAAAGTTATGTTATCTCTATATCAAAAttcagaaaataaaaaaaatattctcaCTAGCATTTCTCATGCCCCTAGAAAAGCTAGTAACTATgacaattataaaattaataattttagttttaataataataattataataatactaGATTTAATGTATTATTGAATTATgcaaatgaaaaagataaaaaaaatactgtgttaaaaaaagagattataaattttattaaatgcattagagaagaaaataaaaattgttttatatttttcaacgaaaattatatttattgcacatataaaataaatgaaatagaatccttaaaaaaatcactttgttttttaaataaatataaaaatgtgtTAACATATCAAATAAAAACTATAGATATATACTatacttatttatatatatatacatataatgaaaagaaaaaacttcTAAAAAATGTTCAGGATAAAGACATTAGGTGTTTAATAGAAATAGATCctttgttttatatatattattccaatttaaaatattttaatgaacAAAATGACTTATTATTcagtaaatataaaaatggaaaaatatACTTTGATAATTTTGATTACTTAAGTGAAATTTTagttaataacaaaaatagcAAAAATAGTTATGAAGAAAGGACATTTTtagaagataaaaaagatgaaacAACAAATGAAAACAGTATAggtatagaagaaaaaaaaaataatggtAATGTAAAggaaatagataaaaatagatatttACAGAAAACAACTGAAAGAAATTCtttgtttaaaaatttaattaacaactttaatatatatattaaacctatgttatttttaaaaattaaaaaagatttatataataaaagtttttaCTGGTATAAATTTTTAGTGCCTTTgcttattttatcatttgggttttttataataaaatgcGTTTCAAAATTTgggaaaattaaaaatattaaattagaTCATAACACAATAAGctctattaatataaaagatactactttaaattattatatcatATATGAAAGAGAAATGAGTAAAGATGAAGATATGAATTCATACAAAgatatgaatataataaattataatggGTATGGgaattttaattatagaaaattatcattaaaagaacaaattaaaaagaaaaataaattaaattataatactaTAAACGATacaataaaattgaaaaatggacataattttaatagaTTCACAACATAttcatttaattattataataatacaatAAATGCTCTCTTAGAAAAATATtgtttaaaagaaaaaataaattatatagatgattatataaataaagacaATTTATatgatgatataaataattatttaaaaagaaaatcagaaaatgataatgataTATCATTAGGTTCCAttgttttctttattaaagaaaaaaaagatgagggggatataaataataacattGAGATagaaatgaatataaatttattttataattatacatCTATTCATTCAAATGCATATTATGTAAATTCTATATTTAacattttatttgattttcaAAAGACAATTAATGAagataattatgaaaaagaaaaaaaattcttatattATAAGGAAAATGAGCCGTATCATTTTATTACATATGATGAACATATACAAAgtgataatatatataaaaaattaacaaatgATTATTATAGCAAATTGGAATATCTAAATGATGATTTAAATATagcatataaaaatattagcactaatgatgataataatgaatgttacaataaaaacaatttcatgataaaaaaggataaagaaaattacgAAAAGGAAGTTTTGAAAAGCTTCAGTAAACTTGAAGTTGTAAATGAAccatttaatataaaatatcatGAGAATTTTCTTAGTGACTTTTATATAAAcgtctatatatttttatctttagttatttttttttgtgttttcTTTGATGGACTAAAAAACGAAATGGGACATAGAAAAATTTTTGAGAATTTTCATGTTCACAAGTATATTCATTATTTCCATTTATTACTTGtggaatttttatattattttatatacttaatttttctttttatagtaatgtatatttttgatcaCTGgcaatttatttatatctcttatttcttttttcttttattgtatggatttaatatttttttatctatatgcATGTTCTCTTCTTTATATTTCAATagttatatactttttttgttctttaattttatattttgtggTATAATATGTATCGTAATTTATgttttacttattttatcGTATGCATAttctaataatatattaatatatatatcatatattATTGTATGCATGTTCAGAATATTTGACTCCTTTTTACTTTcacatttattaaatatccGCAGCTTatgtttaaatataaaaagtcatttttattacttaaatGGTACTGACaaaagtgaaaaaaatagttttgcatttttaaataatactaacaaaaataatttagagTTGAAATTAGGAGAAATACAAGATATTTGTGATGattcaaataaatatttcaacACGGAAGGggattttatctttttatcaattaattgtattatatatttgCTAATAATATTgtataaattattacaatTGAGAAGAATTAAAGTacataaagaaaaacaagaaaaaattaaaagaaatgtaTCAGAAGAAAAGTATACATTCTTCCTAAAACATTTCTACTTATCTAATAAAGAttataggaaaaaaaaaaaaaaaatacatattttttttaacatctTGAATTTTATGAAGAAATTcttgaatttaaaaaaaaaaaataagaatataagttatagaaaatataattcatCTGAAATAGAAACTAATGTAAGTTATGATTTAGAGGAAGaaagatatataaaacatGATAACTTTGTAAGTTATACTGAAAAAAAGGAAGAGAATtgttttaataatgaaaattatatattagaaaatttaaatataaaaataaaaaaatataaaatttacacCTTTTCTACCATATttaataatgatttaaatatattatatttttttaaatattttttatgtaaaaataacgGTGAAATaagtaattatattaattataatgaggaaaataataattacaaaAGGAACAAAAAGTATTccgaaaaaaaatttcagaaaattaaagaaaatgattataaaattatattaataccATATATGTCTATATATGAAcatattaaattaattttaacatTTAAAAAGTTAAAGTTGAATTATAATGagttaaattatattatcaaTTTATTAATGTTAATAGTTAATTTAAAATGCAATATTCACCTAGCTTGTAATCAGCTAAGTGGAggtatgaaaaaaaaagtcgaattaatgataaatttattaaaaaacaaCAAActtatctttttatataaattaaatgataacATTGATTTTTGTTctcaaatttatataaacataattttaaaaaatatattattacttaATGAATATGACAGAAAGATAAATTATGTACCATTTGATATTGGCAATGCACCATCGTATATAGATCtggatgaaaaaaaaaaaaagaatagtATAAGTGTCAACAATTGTGatgtgaaaaaaaagaaaatggagaaacaaaaaacaaaaaataatagtattttaaaagaaaaaaaaaaaattatcaactCGAGTAAAAAAAACGATTATTTAGAATGCTCTATTTCatcaaatttaaaaagtgtcaatcaaaatattattgattcatttataaaacagaatatattaaaaattaaatttgatTTTAAGAATTTTGCAATTTACACTCATATTTATACAGATATGTTATATTatgattatttatatttatttcataaaaatgcAATTATTTATCAGAATTATATACAAAACATAAGAAACAATTTCaaaaatcattatttatttcaaataaaattaaaaagaataccTGAATGTAAAGTAAGAGAATATATGAATGTGTACTTTtccttatataaaaaatcacTTAAGAAGTATCAAAAAGTTTTGaacaatttttataaaaattcaaaagctaaaaaaaaaaagcattgCTGCAATGATATTACACAAATGgattctattattttatttcttgaaaaatattcaaaagaGAATTCATTGACAATACAAaatctttattatatttttaaaacaaataaaaaaaataaatattacagaaaaatcaattttttaaatatttctaaatttcataaaatactttttaatttgatGATAGATAAGTTTTCATATCTACATTGCtatttaaacaaaaataaatatatatctatttttaatttatttaaatttattatatccgGAGTTAcgtttaaaaaaattcaaaattttatttttaaatataaaggaGTAAACAGAATTTATTccgaaatattaaaattcaaccattatttatttattttgaaaataaagaataacggaaacttttttaaaatattag AGATTAATAAAAAACTGAAATTTAATGATGAAGAAATGGAAGTAGAAC
- a CDS encoding elongation factor 1 (EF-1), putative, giving the protein MANLYDELYTPLSYYILHNDEGSKNKNDKINLNKKSNKKEVINKSSLIIEIKPYGENTNLDDVLKLVKEINIEGLTWGEAHKKIPFAFGLFKLQVSCVIVDDLVNTDEIIELIENLGLDEDQCKKKKELEAKQTENEDEFDEEEEEIEGLVQSAEIISFNKL; this is encoded by the exons atggCGAATTTATATGATGAATTATATACACCTTTAAGTTACTATATTTTGCATAATGATGAAGGAagcaaaaacaaaaatgataaaattaatctaaataaaaaatcgaATAAGAAAGAAGTAATTAATAA atCTTCTTTGATCATTGAGATAAAACCATATGGTGAAAATACTAATTTAGATGATGTATTAAAACTTgttaaagaaattaatataGAAGGTTTAACTTGGGGAGAAGCACATAAAAAGATTCCTTTTGCTTTTGGGCTTTTTAAGTTACAg gTCAGCTGTGTAATAGTTGATGACTTAGTTAACACTGATGAAATAATAGAATTGATAGAAAACTTAGGATTGGATGAAGAtcaatgcaaaaaaaaaaaagagttagAAGCAAAACAAACagaaaatgaagatgaaTTTGATgaggaagaagaagaaattgAAGGATTAGTTCAATCTGCtgaaataatttcttttaataaattataa
- a CDS encoding RNA-binding protein, putative codes for MGIFDKIKSIEKLNEGELKNIGQNDSSWHDQYKDSSYIYIGNLDNRLTEGDIIIVFSQFGEPIDINLVRDEETGKSKGYCFLAYADQRSTILAVDNFNGYKLLDRQLVVDHILNYKLPNKYSRNDNENEYKPTGAEGKGIGVYNVIESEISLSKAFEKIDKKYNEEKRKKLLDEDELWALNFEKSLKNKHGNIKNENIKKEETDYFDTIKNRSYEYKTEKSPNKNQQKKSKKYDTKNSKKYNEKDKSKEHKKNHEYRDEYKNYYLKKEFNKNKYKEKSEKKESNISRNISKKRVKDRDEYKSKERTKNIKKYK; via the exons atgggtatatttgataaaataaaaagtattgaaaaattaaatgaaggagaattaaaaaatattggaCAGAATGATAGTTCGTGGCATGATCAGTATAAAGATTCTAGCTATATTTATATAg GTAATTTAGATAATAGATTAACAGAAGGAGATATTATAATAGTGTTTTCACAGTTTGGAGAACCCATCGATATTAATCTAGTACGTGATGAAGAAACAG gTAAATCAAAAGGATATTGTTTTTTAGCATATGCTGATCAGAGAAGTACAATATTAGCTGTAGATAATTTTAATGGATACAAACTTTTAGATAGACAGTTAGTAGTTGATCATATATTAAACTATAAATTACCTAATAAATATTCTAGAAATgat aatgaaaatgaatataaaccAACGGGTGCTGAAGGAAAAGGAATAGGAGTATACAACGTAATTGAAAGTGAAATAAGTTTATCAAAAgcttttgaaaaaatagataaaaaatataacgaagaaaagagaaaaaaattattagatGAAGATGAGTTATGGGCATTAAATTTTGAGaaatctttaaaaaataaacatggtaatataaaaaatgaaaatataaaaaaagaagaaactGATTATTTTGATACTATTAAAAATAGGAGTTATGAATATAAAACAGAAAAGTCTCCCAATAAAAaccaacaaaaaaaaagtaaaaaatatgatacaAAAAActctaaaaaatataatgaaaaagacaAAAGTAAAGAacacaaaaaaaatcatGAATACAGggatgaatataaaaattattatttaaaaaaggaatttaataaaaataagtataaagaaaaaagtgaaaaaaaagaaagtaatATAAGTAgaaatataagtaaaaaaagagTTAAAGATAGAGATGAATACAAAAGTAAAGaaagaacaaaaaatattaaaaaatataaataa